Proteins from a genomic interval of Cyclopterus lumpus isolate fCycLum1 chromosome 18, fCycLum1.pri, whole genome shotgun sequence:
- the si:dkeyp-67a8.2 gene encoding myeloid-associated differentiation marker homolog codes for MPLVVLPTSRLLWVRVAALLFTCVAFSVAAHGASLNHGGMADWCIFCWAFSFACTLLVLLVELFGLQARAPVSWTNFPITIACYASLLCLSASVIFPLFFLKDQRFLGEVRDYRIAATVFSCLAAVAYMGEVSLTKARPGEVAGYMATAPGLLKVCQTFVACIIFILVSDPVSYDHHAALRWCLAVYCICFILSMAVVVLCVGECTGHLPIPFSKFLWAYGLLAVIMYMTATVIWPVFQFDKHYKRRGQATARPIAVAALTGLNFLLYLADLAYTARLVFVSA; via the coding sequence ATGCCACTGGTCGTGTTGCCCACCTCTCGGCTGCTATGGGTGCGCGTCGCCGCCCTGCTGTTCACCTGCGTGGCGTTCAGCGTGGCGGCGCACGGGGCCTCGCTGAACCACGGGGGCATGGCGGACTGGTGCATCTTCTGCTGGGCGTTCAGCTTCGCCTGCACCCTGCTGGTCCTGCTGGTGGAGCTGTTCGGCCTCCAGGCCCGGGCCCCGGTGTCCTGGACTAACTTCCCCATCACCATCGCTTGCTACGCCtcactcctctgcctctccgCCTCCGTCATCTTCCCACTCTTTTTCCTCAAGGACCAGCGCTTCCTCGGAGAGGTCCGAGACTACCGCATCGCCGCCACCGTCTTCTCCTGCCTGGCGGCGGTGGCCTACATGGGGGAGGTGAGCCTGACCAAAGCGAGGCCAGGAGAGGTGGCAGGTTACATGGCTACGGCTCCCGGGCTGCTGAAGGTGTGCCAGACCTTTGTGGCCTGCATCATCTTCATCCTGGTCAGCGACCCCGTGTCCTACGACCACCACGCGGCTCTCCGGTGGTGCTTGGCGGTGTACTGCATCTGCTTCATCCTCTCCATGGCCGTGGTGGTGCTGTGCGTGGGCGAGTGCACCGGTCACCTCCCCATCCCTTTCTCCAAGTTCCTGTGGGCTTACGGGCTCCTGGCGGTCATCATGTACATGACGGCGACCGTCATCTGGCCCGTGTTCCAGTTCGACAAACACTACAAGCGCCGCGGCCAAGCGACGGCCAGGCCGATCGCCGTGGCGGCGCTCACCGGCCTCAACTTCCTGCTTTACCTCGCCGACCTGGCCTACACGGCCAGACTAGTGTTTGTCAGCGCCTGA
- the LOC117747572 gene encoding GTPase IMAP family member 7-like, whose product MVILGKTGVGKSSLANTKFGEQLFKIGHSVNSDTRTCQAVTKPVNGGNITLIDSPGFFDTDRSEEEMKVEILRCITEFAPGPHAFLIVLKVERFTEHEKASVTKIIQYFFEEVFQYATVLFTHGDQLPEGQTIEEFTHDNEALRDLVAKCGGRCLVVDNKYWKNNQQEEYRNNQVQVKELLKTIDQMVEANKGRCYTNEMLQAVQERIMEEEQLIRQSSGNKSQEEIRKEAKDRTYDWCWIQWFSHSLPNLFRSLFGLAIVE is encoded by the coding sequence ATGGTCATCCTGGGAAAAACTGGAGTTGGGAAAAGCAGCCTGGCTAACACCAAATTTGGAGAGCAGCTGTTCAAGATCGGCCACAGTGTGAACTCTGATACAAGAACATGTCAAGCAGTAACTAAACCCGTCAATGGAGGAAAcatcactttgattgacagtcCTGGTTTCTTCGACACAGATCGAtctgaggaggagatgaaggttGAAATATTGAGATGCATCACAGAGTTCGCTCCTGGGCCTCATGCCTTTCTCATTGTGCTCAAAGTGGAGAGATTCACCGAGCACGAGAAGGCTTCAGTCACTAAAATAATTCAATACTTTTTTGAAGAAGTTTTCCAGTATGCGACAGTCCTCTTTACTCATGGTGACCAGCTCCCTGAAGGACAGACCATTGAGGAATTTACCCATGATAATGAGGCTCTGAGGGATCTGGTTGCAAAGTGTGGAGGCCGCTGCCTTGTTGTTGATAATAAATACTGGAAGAACAACCAGCAGGAAGAATACAGGAACAACCAGGTCCAGGTGAAGGAGCTCCTCAAGACAATAGATCAGATGGTGGAGGCAAACAAAGGAAGATGCTACACCAATGAGATGCTACAAGCAGTGCAGGAAAGGATAATGGAGGAGGAGCAACTCATTAGACAGTCATCAGGAAACAAGTCACAGGAAGAGATCAGAAAGGAGGCTAAAGACAGAACATATGATTGGTGTTGGATACAATGGTTTTCCCATTCATTACCTAATTTGTTCAGATCTCTTTTTGGTCTCGCAATTGTCGAGTAG
- the LOC117747565 gene encoding GTPase IMAP family member 7-like — protein MDMSNSTRMVILGKTGVGKSSLANTIFGEQLFKIGHSVNSETIKCQAVTKPVNERNITLIDTPGFFDTDRSEEELKAEILRSITEFAPGPHAFLIVLKVERFTEQEQAVITKIHQYFSEEVFQYATVLFTHGDQLPEGQTIEDFVHDNVPVRDLVTKCGGRCLVVDNKYWKNNQQEEYRNNQVQVKELFKTIDQMVKANKGRCYTNEMLQAVEERIMEEEQLIRQSSGNKSEGEIREEAKNNVFKWLWTKLAGIKASALWGALFGQVGMVRDIIAALTRTRGSAGMTEVTEEGAVGVALRGPKKAPDAFTK, from the exons ATGGACA TGTCAAACAGCACGAGAATGGTCATCCTGGGAAAAACTGGAGTTGGGAAAAGCAGCCTGGCTAACACCATATTTGGAGAGCAGCTGTTCAAGATCGGCCACAGTGTGAACTCTGAAACAATTAAATGTCAAGCAGTAACTAAACCCGTCAATGAAAGAAACATCACTTTGATTGACACTCCTGGTTTCTTCGACACAGATCGatctgaggaggagctgaaggctgAAATATTGAGATCCATCACAGAGTTCGCTCCTGGGCCTCATGCCTTTCTCATTGTGCTCAAAGTGGAGAGATTCACCGAGCAGGAGCAGGCTGTCATCACTAAAATACATCAATACTTTTCTGAAGAAGTTTTCCAGTATGCGACAGTCCTCTTTACTCATGGTGACCAGCTCCCTGAAGGACAGACCATTGAGGACTTTGTCCATGATAATGTGCCTGTGAGGGATCTGGTGACAAAGTGTGGAGGCCGCTGCCTTGTTGTTGATAATAAATACTGGAAGAACAACCAGCAGGAAGAATACAGGAACAACCAGGTCCAGGTGAAGGAGCTCTTCAAGACAATAGATCAGATGGTGAAGGCAAACAAAGGAAGATGCTACACCAATGAGATGCTACAAGCAGTGGAGGAAAGGATAATGGAGGAGGAGCAACTCATTAGACAGTCATCAGGAAACAAGTCAGAGGgagagatcagagaggaggCTAAAAACAACGTATTTAAGTGGCTTTGGACCAAACTGGCAGGTATCAAAGCAAGTGCATTGTGGGGAGCTCTTTTTGGTCAAGTAGGGATGGTGAGAGACATAATCGCAGCTTTAACACGAACAAGAGGAAGTGCTGGAATGACAGAAGTCACAGAGGAAGGGGCTGTTGGTGTTGCTCTAAGAGGACCAAAGAAGGCACCAGACGCGTTCACGAAATAA